From bacterium, one genomic window encodes:
- a CDS encoding signal peptidase I, translated as MNFVQQNKKYTKTELELAKECLEKGAILYSGVKGWSMFPWINYSDKILIKKIPTEEIKVGDIIVVHYGEEEMFIGHRVIRIQQEIKGKSFLTKGDFVFFIDELVEEEKVIGKVREIIKKNGLKIDLENKRVKIFSYLTAKYSFAVAICISLLKRVCLISYFPLIIGKIGEIITIIPWVIIFGIYNMYSKISSKKLPYPTLLKNKREIL; from the coding sequence ATGAATTTTGTCCAACAAAACAAAAAATATACAAAAACTGAATTGGAATTAGCTAAAGAGTGCTTAGAAAAAGGAGCAATTTTATATTCGGGAGTAAAAGGGTGGAGTATGTTTCCATGGATTAATTATTCAGATAAGATCTTGATTAAGAAAATTCCTACCGAGGAAATTAAAGTAGGAGATATTATTGTAGTTCATTATGGTGAAGAAGAGATGTTTATTGGCCATAGAGTTATTAGAATACAACAAGAGATAAAGGGAAAAAGTTTCTTAACGAAAGGAGATTTTGTTTTTTTTATTGATGAATTAGTCGAAGAAGAAAAAGTAATAGGTAAGGTAAGAGAAATAATAAAAAAAAATGGACTAAAAATAGATTTAGAGAATAAGAGAGTAAAAATATTTTCTTATTTAACAGCAAAATATTCATTTGCAGTAGCGATATGTATATCTTTATTAAAAAGGGTATGTTTAATATCCTACTTCCCACTGATTATAGGTAAAATAGGCGAAATAATTACTATAATCCCCTGGGTAATTATCTTTGGTATTTATAACATGTATAGTAAAATCAGCAGTAAAAAATTACCTTATCCTACACTCCTGAAAAATAAGAGGGAAATTTTGTAG
- a CDS encoding nucleotidyltransferase family protein produces MKVKKFLKENLVLLYCTRVTINKDISDKVIELLKEKLNWRYILEKAKVHNIQALLYYNLKRINLKEILSCEVIMKLENLYKRYIIESLRYEKELNRILEKFYKNNLKVILFKGYSLEKVYSNLIYLRGVGDIDLLVRKEDMFKCEKMLDELGYVLYYKEEINVSKIAEWLLWVLFRERKRKILLHPMYIHPQVKIPLEIHTTVFEGVLFQKIEMKDIWENAQFSQLGEVNTLILSPEDMLLSLCPHLSINHNFELKLIGDITNIVTYYTINWEYVVKKSYEYRIKNSMYFTFYFAERLLDAPIPLKILDDLKPWRIKRILFFKLFKDVENFFDDKFLPKLLSKMGRDGIPIGASIFMAENIRDVIRIFTLLVLFLINKVFKGGIKVVE; encoded by the coding sequence GTGAAAGTAAAGAAATTTTTAAAAGAAAATTTAGTTTTACTCTACTGTACAAGAGTAACAATCAACAAGGATATATCTGATAAAGTTATAGAACTTTTAAAAGAAAAATTAAATTGGAGATATATATTAGAAAAGGCCAAGGTTCATAATATTCAGGCTTTACTATATTACAATTTAAAGAGAATTAATCTAAAAGAGATATTATCATGTGAAGTTATAATGAAATTGGAGAATTTATATAAAAGGTACATTATTGAATCTTTAAGGTATGAGAAGGAACTAAATAGAATTTTAGAAAAATTCTATAAAAATAATCTAAAAGTTATTCTTTTTAAAGGGTATTCTTTAGAGAAAGTCTATTCTAATCTTATATATCTAAGAGGAGTTGGAGATATTGATCTTTTAGTTCGCAAAGAGGATATGTTCAAATGTGAGAAAATGTTAGATGAGTTAGGTTATGTCCTTTATTATAAAGAAGAAATTAATGTCTCAAAAATTGCAGAGTGGCTACTATGGGTCCTTTTTAGAGAAAGAAAAAGAAAGATTCTGCTACATCCTATGTATATCCATCCACAGGTAAAAATACCTTTAGAGATTCATACTACAGTATTTGAAGGTGTTTTATTTCAAAAAATAGAAATGAAAGATATATGGGAAAATGCCCAATTTTCTCAATTAGGGGAAGTTAATACACTTATACTTTCACCCGAAGATATGTTATTGAGTCTCTGTCCTCATCTATCTATTAACCATAACTTTGAATTGAAACTTATAGGCGATATAACAAATATTGTTACCTATTATACGATAAACTGGGAATATGTAGTTAAGAAATCTTATGAGTATCGAATAAAAAATTCTATGTATTTTACTTTTTATTTTGCCGAAAGATTACTTGATGCTCCAATTCCTTTAAAAATTTTAGATGATTTAAAACCTTGGAGGATTAAAAGAATATTATTCTTTAAATTGTTTAAAGATGTTGAGAATTTTTTTGATGATAAATTTTTGCCTAAGTTACTCAGTAAAATGGGAAGAGATGGTATTCCAATAGGAGCGTCTATTTTTATGGCAGAGAATATTCGAGATGTCATAAGAATATTTACTTTGCTTGTTTTATTCTTAATAAATAAAGTGTTTAAAGGAGGAATAAAGGTAGTTGAATAA
- a CDS encoding radical SAM protein — protein sequence MGLEDELAKKYMEKGFPLTAAIELTCWCNLKCIHCYVVKYSQSPEEELSTEEIKNIIDQLAGEKVFTITFTGGEFFLRKDLFTIISYARENMFDVILYTNGTLIDSEIVRKIKELHVSSVEISLYGATALTHDKITRTNGSFEKTMNAIRLLKDSGIKVILKTIYMKQNFKEYKLIKEMGEKLGILTRPDVYITYKNDGDSEPAKYRLNRSELFVFLKNVYEKERGTGIWIEEKACIPREEKESIKERPYREFCGTGTIQCAISPIGKVFPCIGMPVEVGDLRKDTFHNIWWTSEKLFEIRNLRAIDEECYNCDIANLCGKCMGATFLEGYGLLACSPYDKEIAEMRKEVIRNETAI from the coding sequence ATGGGTCTTGAAGATGAATTAGCAAAAAAATATATGGAAAAGGGCTTTCCACTTACAGCAGCAATTGAACTTACTTGTTGGTGTAATTTGAAATGTATCCATTGTTATGTAGTAAAATATTCTCAATCTCCAGAAGAGGAACTTTCTACAGAAGAGATTAAAAATATTATAGACCAACTGGCGGGAGAAAAAGTGTTTACCATTACATTTACCGGCGGTGAATTTTTTTTAAGAAAAGATTTATTTACCATAATAAGTTATGCGAGAGAAAATATGTTTGATGTTATTCTATATACTAATGGAACCTTAATAGATTCAGAAATAGTAAGAAAGATAAAAGAACTGCATGTTTCTTCAGTAGAAATTAGTCTCTATGGGGCTACAGCGTTAACTCATGATAAAATTACAAGAACAAATGGTTCGTTTGAAAAAACTATGAATGCTATTAGATTATTGAAAGATAGTGGAATAAAGGTTATCTTAAAAACTATATATATGAAGCAGAATTTTAAAGAATATAAATTAATAAAAGAAATGGGGGAAAAATTAGGAATATTAACCAGGCCAGATGTATATATCACTTATAAAAATGATGGGGATTCTGAACCCGCAAAGTATAGACTTAATAGGTCAGAATTATTTGTTTTTCTTAAAAATGTGTATGAGAAAGAAAGGGGAACTGGTATATGGATAGAAGAAAAAGCGTGTATACCAAGAGAAGAAAAGGAAAGTATTAAAGAAAGACCATATCGAGAATTTTGTGGAACAGGAACGATTCAATGTGCAATTTCTCCAATTGGAAAAGTTTTCCCTTGTATAGGGATGCCGGTAGAAGTAGGAGATCTAAGAAAGGATACATTTCATAATATCTGGTGGACATCAGAAAAACTTTTTGAAATAAGAAACTTGCGTGCTATTGATGAAGAATGTTACAATTGTGATATTGCTAATCTGTGTGGGAAATGTATGGGAGCTACATTTTTGGAAGGATATGGATTATTAGCCTGTTCTCCTTACGACAAGGAGATAGCTGAAATGAGAAAGGAGGTGATAAGAAATGAAACGGCAATATGA